In the genome of Pseudomonas sp. P5_109, one region contains:
- a CDS encoding glutathione S-transferase N-terminal domain-containing protein, with protein sequence MFVKALRVGLGQLIIFIDFITRPGKKKRPAAAQAQVESAAKGLTLYQFHACPFCVKTRRTLRRLNVPVALRDAKNNEQDRQTLLEQGGKIKVPCLRIEENGQTTWMYESKVIIDYLDKRFAAA encoded by the coding sequence GTGTTCGTAAAAGCGCTTCGTGTCGGCCTTGGCCAACTGATCATCTTCATCGACTTCATCACCCGCCCAGGCAAAAAGAAGCGCCCCGCCGCTGCTCAGGCCCAGGTCGAATCCGCCGCCAAGGGCCTGACCCTGTATCAATTCCACGCCTGCCCGTTCTGCGTGAAGACTCGCCGTACCCTGCGCCGCCTGAATGTGCCGGTGGCCTTGCGCGATGCGAAAAACAACGAACAGGATCGCCAGACCTTGCTGGAGCAAGGCGGCAAGATCAAGGTGCCGTGCCTGCGTATTGAAGAGAATGGCCAGACCACCTGGATGTATGAGTCCAAGGTGATCATTGATTATCTGGATAAGCGTTTCGCTGCAGCCTGA
- the folE gene encoding GTP cyclohydrolase I FolE, producing MSLEQNYTAILGQLGEDVSREGLLDTPKRAAKAMQYLCRGYEQTLEEVTNGALFSSDNSEMVLVKDIELYSLCEHHLLPFIGKAHVAYIPSGKVLGLSKVARIVDMYARRLQIQENLSRQIADAVQQVTGALGVAVVIEAKHMCMMMRGVEKQNSSMITSVMLGEFRENAATRSEFLSLIK from the coding sequence ATGTCCCTGGAACAGAATTACACCGCGATCCTTGGCCAACTGGGCGAGGACGTCTCCCGCGAGGGCCTGCTCGACACGCCCAAGCGTGCCGCCAAAGCCATGCAGTACCTCTGCCGCGGCTATGAACAGACACTGGAAGAGGTCACCAACGGTGCCCTGTTCAGCTCCGACAACAGCGAAATGGTGCTGGTCAAGGACATCGAGTTGTACTCGCTGTGCGAACACCACCTGCTGCCGTTCATCGGCAAGGCGCATGTTGCCTACATCCCGAGCGGCAAGGTCCTGGGCCTGTCGAAGGTGGCGCGGATCGTCGACATGTACGCCCGCCGCCTGCAGATCCAGGAAAACCTCAGCCGCCAGATCGCCGATGCGGTCCAGCAGGTCACTGGCGCCCTGGGCGTTGCAGTGGTGATCGAGGCCAAGCACATGTGCATGATGATGCGCGGTGTGGAAAAGCAGAATTCTTCGATGATCACCTCGGTGATGCTCGGTGAGTTCCGCGAGAACGCCGCCACTCGCAGCGAATTCCTCAGCCTCATCAAGTAA
- a CDS encoding Smr/MutS family protein, with protein sequence MQDDDFSLFKSAIQGVKPIKHDRAETGKPKADRAQIAKLRQAATVRTESTTVDGLSDQFVIDVGPEDELMWARDGVQESQMRKLKIGQIPFEGSLDLHGMSVEKARETLWAFLAEATKFEIRCVRVTHGKAVRLDGKRPMIKSHVNTWLRQHPQVLGFTSCQAKHGGAGAVYVMLKRTMMEGRDE encoded by the coding sequence ATGCAAGACGACGATTTTTCCCTGTTCAAAAGCGCGATCCAAGGCGTCAAGCCGATCAAGCACGATCGCGCCGAAACCGGCAAACCCAAGGCAGACCGCGCGCAGATTGCCAAGCTGCGCCAGGCTGCCACTGTGCGCACCGAATCCACCACGGTCGACGGGCTGTCCGATCAGTTCGTCATCGACGTCGGCCCTGAAGACGAGCTGATGTGGGCGCGTGACGGCGTGCAGGAAAGCCAGATGCGCAAGCTCAAGATCGGACAGATTCCGTTCGAAGGCAGCCTCGACCTGCACGGCATGAGCGTGGAAAAAGCCCGGGAAACCCTCTGGGCTTTCCTGGCCGAAGCGACCAAATTCGAAATCCGCTGCGTGCGCGTCACCCATGGCAAGGCTGTTCGCCTGGACGGCAAGCGGCCGATGATCAAAAGCCACGTCAACACCTGGCTGCGCCAGCATCCACAGGTGCTCGGCTTCACCTCGTGCCAGGCGAAACATGGCGGTGCCGGCGCGGTTTATGTGATGCTCAAACGCACCATGATGGAAGGTCGCGACGAGTAA
- a CDS encoding cysteine hydrolase family protein yields MSVPKTMFQLSGRGYPAAKLSHATLIIIDAQKEYLSGPLALSGMDEAVANIKQLLAAARAAGRPIVHVRHLGTLGGMFNPQGVGGEFIPGLEPQSDETIIGKLLPSAFHGTELAKRLEDLGALDLIVCGFMSHSSVSTTVRAAKNLGFRCTLIEDACATRDLPYKGGVLSAEHVHQTEMAIMGDNFATLALTHELV; encoded by the coding sequence ATGTCCGTTCCAAAAACGATGTTTCAACTCAGCGGCCGCGGTTATCCGGCAGCCAAACTGAGCCACGCGACCCTTATCATCATCGATGCCCAGAAAGAATACCTGAGCGGGCCACTGGCCCTCAGCGGCATGGATGAGGCCGTCGCGAACATCAAGCAATTGCTCGCCGCTGCCCGTGCCGCCGGCCGGCCGATCGTGCATGTCCGCCATCTCGGCACCCTCGGCGGCATGTTCAACCCGCAAGGCGTCGGCGGTGAGTTCATTCCGGGCCTGGAACCGCAGAGCGACGAAACCATCATCGGTAAATTGCTGCCAAGCGCGTTCCACGGCACCGAACTGGCCAAACGCCTGGAGGACCTCGGCGCCCTCGACCTGATCGTCTGCGGCTTCATGAGTCACTCCAGCGTCAGCACCACCGTGCGCGCAGCGAAGAACCTTGGCTTTCGCTGCACACTCATTGAAGACGCCTGCGCCACTCGCGATTTGCCTTACAAGGGTGGCGTCCTGAGCGCCGAGCATGTTCATCAGACCGAAATGGCGATCATGGGCGACAACTTCGCCACCCTCGCCTTGACCCACGAACTGGTCTGA
- the prmB gene encoding 50S ribosomal protein L3 N(5)-glutamine methyltransferase produces MITSRLRTLRDHIRWAVSRFHGEDLFFGHGTDNAWDEARQLVLGALHLPWEIADSYLDCNLEEDELVHVQLLLKRRIEERVPTAYLLGEAWFCGMSFIVDERVLIPRSPIGELIENRFTPWLANEPARILDLCTGSGCIGIACAYEFQNAEVVLADLSFEALEVANQNIERHGVDERVYTVQGDGFDGLPGQRFDLIVSNPPYVDAEDFADMPDEYQHEPELGLACGDDGLNLVRRMLAEAADHLTEKGLLIVEVGNSQVHVQALYPEVDFAWLEFERGGHGVFMLSAQQCQEHQALFASRV; encoded by the coding sequence GTGATCACTTCCCGCCTTCGTACCCTGCGTGACCATATCCGTTGGGCCGTCAGCCGCTTCCATGGGGAGGATCTGTTTTTCGGCCATGGGACGGACAATGCCTGGGACGAAGCCCGTCAACTGGTGTTGGGTGCGCTGCACCTGCCGTGGGAAATTGCCGACAGCTACCTCGACTGCAATCTGGAAGAAGACGAGCTGGTCCACGTGCAGCTGCTGCTCAAGCGCCGCATCGAAGAGCGCGTGCCGACCGCTTACCTGCTGGGTGAAGCCTGGTTCTGCGGTATGTCGTTCATCGTCGATGAACGTGTGCTGATCCCGCGTTCGCCGATTGGCGAGCTGATCGAAAATCGTTTTACCCCGTGGCTGGCTAACGAGCCGGCGCGGATTCTCGACCTGTGCACCGGCTCCGGTTGCATCGGTATCGCCTGCGCCTACGAGTTCCAGAACGCCGAAGTGGTATTGGCCGATCTGTCGTTCGAAGCGTTGGAAGTGGCCAACCAGAACATTGAGCGTCACGGTGTCGATGAGCGCGTCTACACGGTGCAGGGTGATGGTTTCGATGGTTTGCCTGGCCAGCGTTTCGACCTGATCGTGTCGAACCCGCCCTACGTCGATGCGGAAGATTTCGCCGACATGCCGGACGAGTACCAGCACGAACCGGAACTGGGCCTGGCCTGCGGTGATGACGGTTTGAACCTGGTGCGGCGCATGCTTGCCGAAGCGGCGGATCATCTGACCGAGAAGGGCTTGCTGATTGTCGAGGTAGGCAACAGCCAGGTGCACGTCCAGGCGTTGTACCCGGAAGTCGACTTCGCCTGGCTGGAGTTCGAGCGTGGCGGGCATGGCGTGTTCATGCTCAGCGCACAGCAGTGCCAGGAGCACCAGGCGCTGTTCGCTTCCCGCGTCTGA
- a CDS encoding alpha/beta hydrolase, whose protein sequence is MGACESNRHLLDNGAMMLRVLALSLTLISGFAQATVLQRPMTLDTGTGELFGSLLLPKSDNPVPVVLIISGSGPTDRDGNNTDGGRNDSLKRLAWVLAKHNIASVRYDKRGVAASLAATPDERNLTVDAYVSDAQAWGRKLKTDPRFGKLIVLGHSEGALIASLAAPGIDADAVISVSGSARPVDQVIRQQLGNRLPPPLMLRSNELLDSLKAGKPDDNVPPPLQAIFRPSVQPYLISLFRQDPAAAFAKLKMPALIIQGSNDIQVGVNDARLLKAAKPDAELALIEGMNHVMRIVPNDVKRQLASYKDPQLPLAAELGTRILGFIDGLRTS, encoded by the coding sequence ATGGGTGCCTGTGAGTCCAACCGGCATCTTCTTGATAATGGCGCGATGATGCTGCGAGTTCTAGCCTTGAGCCTTACCCTGATTTCCGGCTTCGCCCAGGCGACTGTCCTGCAACGGCCGATGACGCTGGACACCGGCACTGGCGAGCTTTTCGGCTCGCTGTTACTGCCAAAATCCGACAATCCGGTGCCGGTTGTCCTGATCATTTCCGGCTCCGGCCCTACGGATCGCGACGGCAACAATACCGATGGCGGGCGCAATGACAGCCTCAAGCGCCTCGCCTGGGTGCTGGCCAAACACAACATCGCCAGCGTGCGTTACGACAAACGTGGCGTGGCCGCGAGCCTGGCCGCGACCCCGGACGAGCGCAACCTGACGGTAGACGCCTATGTGTCCGATGCGCAAGCCTGGGGCCGCAAGCTCAAGACCGATCCGCGTTTCGGCAAGCTGATTGTGCTGGGTCACAGCGAAGGCGCCTTGATCGCCAGTCTCGCGGCGCCGGGCATCGATGCCGACGCGGTGATTTCTGTCTCCGGCAGCGCCAGGCCGGTCGATCAGGTCATCCGCCAGCAACTGGGCAATCGCCTGCCGCCACCGCTGATGCTGCGCAGCAATGAATTGCTCGACAGCCTCAAGGCCGGGAAACCCGACGATAATGTGCCGCCACCCTTGCAGGCGATTTTCCGCCCGAGCGTGCAGCCTTACCTGATTTCCCTGTTCCGCCAGGACCCGGCCGCGGCGTTCGCCAAGCTGAAGATGCCGGCGCTGATCATCCAGGGCAGCAACGACATCCAGGTCGGCGTCAATGACGCAAGATTGCTCAAGGCGGCCAAACCGGACGCCGAACTGGCGCTGATCGAGGGCATGAACCACGTCATGCGCATCGTGCCCAACGACGTCAAGCGCCAGTTGGCTTCCTATAAAGACCCGCAATTGCCCCTGGCGGCGGAACTGGGCACGCGGATCCTCGGGTTTATTGACGGACTTCGCACCAGTTAA
- the aroC gene encoding chorismate synthase has translation MSGNTYGKLFTVTTAGESHGPALVAIVDGCPPGLEISLEDLQRDLDRRKPGTSRHTTQRQEADEVEILSGVFEGRTTGCAIGLLIRNTDQKSKDYSAIKDLFRPAHADYTYHHKYGERDYRGGGRSSARETAMRVAAGAIAKKYLASQGIVIRGYMSQLGPIEIPFKTWESVEQNAFFSPDPDKVPELEAYMDQLRRDQDSVGAKITVVAEGVMPGLGEPIFDRLDAELAHALMSINAVKGVEIGAGFASVAQRGTEHRDEMTPQGFLSNNAGGILGGISSGQPIVAHLALKPTSSITTPGRSIDIHGNPVEVITKGRHDPCVGIRATPIAEAMMAIVLMDHLLRHRGQNADVRVSTPVLGQL, from the coding sequence ATGTCCGGCAATACCTACGGCAAGCTGTTCACTGTCACCACCGCGGGCGAAAGCCATGGTCCGGCGTTGGTCGCCATTGTCGATGGCTGCCCGCCGGGGCTGGAGATATCCCTGGAGGATCTGCAGCGTGACCTGGACCGCCGCAAGCCCGGCACCAGCCGCCACACCACCCAGCGCCAGGAAGCCGACGAAGTCGAAATCCTCTCCGGCGTGTTCGAAGGCCGCACCACCGGTTGCGCCATCGGCCTGCTGATCCGCAACACCGACCAGAAGTCCAAGGACTACTCGGCGATCAAGGATCTGTTCCGCCCGGCCCACGCCGACTACACCTACCACCACAAGTACGGCGAGCGCGACTACCGTGGCGGCGGTCGCAGCTCGGCCCGCGAAACCGCGATGCGCGTCGCGGCCGGTGCGATTGCGAAAAAATACCTGGCCAGCCAGGGCATCGTGATTCGCGGCTACATGAGCCAGCTGGGGCCGATTGAAATCCCGTTCAAGACTTGGGAGTCGGTGGAGCAGAACGCCTTCTTCAGCCCGGACCCGGACAAAGTGCCGGAACTGGAAGCCTATATGGATCAGTTGCGCCGCGACCAGGATTCGGTCGGCGCGAAAATCACCGTGGTCGCCGAAGGCGTGATGCCGGGCCTGGGCGAGCCGATTTTCGACCGACTCGACGCCGAGTTGGCCCATGCGCTGATGAGCATCAACGCGGTCAAGGGCGTGGAAATCGGCGCCGGTTTCGCCAGCGTTGCCCAGCGCGGTACCGAGCATCGCGATGAAATGACCCCGCAAGGTTTCCTCAGCAACAACGCCGGCGGCATTCTCGGCGGTATCTCCTCCGGTCAACCCATCGTTGCGCACCTGGCGCTGAAGCCGACGTCGAGCATCACCACGCCGGGCCGTTCCATCGATATTCATGGCAACCCGGTGGAAGTGATCACCAAGGGCCGTCACGATCCGTGCGTCGGCATCCGCGCCACGCCGATTGCCGAGGCAATGATGGCCATCGTGCTGATGGATCACCTGCTGCGTCACCGTGGGCAGAACGCCGATGTGCGTGTGAGCACGCCGGTGCTGGGTCAGCTGTAA
- a CDS encoding MFS transporter, producing the protein MAVAALPYWRLSSFYLFYFALLGSTAPFLALYFDHLGFSPARIGELVAIPMLMRCVAPNIWGWLGDYTGRRLAIVRFGAVCTLLTFSLIFVSKTYAWLAMVMALHAFFWHAVLPQFEVITLAHLQGQTSRYSQIRLWGSIGFIITVVALGRLFEWLSLDIYPVALVLILAGIVLSSLWVPNAQPAPGNRVAGEGFFKQLRNPGVLAFYACVALMQMSHGPYYTFLTLHLERLGYSRGVIGMLWAVGVVAEVLMFLAMSKILARFSLRRVLMASFLLAALRWLLLGSLAEFLWVLLFAQVLHAATFGSFHAAAISFVQRSFGARQQGQGQALYAALAGTGGALGALYSGYSWNALGAALTFSIASLAAVAAAVIIATCMQEDRP; encoded by the coding sequence ATGGCGGTTGCGGCGCTCCCGTACTGGCGGCTCTCCAGTTTCTATCTGTTCTATTTCGCCTTGCTCGGTTCGACAGCGCCTTTTCTGGCGCTGTACTTCGATCACCTGGGCTTTAGTCCCGCGCGCATCGGCGAACTGGTGGCGATCCCGATGCTGATGCGCTGCGTGGCGCCGAATATCTGGGGCTGGCTGGGCGATTACACCGGCCGCCGCCTGGCCATCGTGCGCTTCGGCGCGGTGTGCACGCTGCTGACCTTTTCGCTGATCTTCGTCAGCAAGACCTACGCCTGGCTGGCGATGGTCATGGCCTTGCATGCGTTCTTCTGGCACGCAGTGTTGCCGCAGTTCGAAGTCATCACCCTGGCGCACTTGCAGGGCCAGACCTCGCGCTACAGCCAAATCCGCCTGTGGGGCTCGATCGGTTTCATCATCACCGTGGTCGCGCTGGGTCGGCTGTTCGAATGGCTGAGCCTGGATATCTACCCGGTGGCGCTGGTGCTGATCCTGGCCGGTATCGTGCTCAGCAGCCTGTGGGTGCCCAACGCCCAACCGGCGCCGGGCAACCGGGTGGCGGGGGAGGGATTTTTCAAGCAATTGCGCAACCCCGGCGTATTGGCGTTTTACGCGTGCGTGGCGCTGATGCAGATGAGCCATGGGCCTTACTACACGTTCTTGACCCTGCATCTTGAGCGTCTGGGTTACAGCCGTGGCGTGATCGGCATGCTCTGGGCGGTTGGCGTGGTCGCTGAAGTCTTGATGTTTTTGGCCATGAGCAAGATCCTCGCGCGGTTTTCCCTGCGCCGGGTGCTGATGGCGAGTTTTCTGTTGGCGGCGCTACGCTGGTTGCTGCTCGGGTCGTTGGCCGAATTCCTTTGGGTCTTGTTGTTTGCCCAGGTGCTGCACGCGGCGACATTCGGCAGCTTTCACGCCGCTGCCATTTCATTCGTGCAACGTAGTTTCGGTGCGCGCCAGCAAGGCCAGGGCCAGGCGCTGTATGCCGCATTGGCCGGCACCGGCGGTGCGTTGGGCGCGTTGTATTCCGGCTACAGCTGGAATGCCCTCGGCGCCGCCTTGACCTTTAGTATTGCCAGCCTCGCAGCCGTCGCGGCTGCCGTTATCATTGCCACATGTATGCAAGAGGACAGGCCATGA